The following is a genomic window from Amaranthus tricolor cultivar Red isolate AtriRed21 chromosome 10, ASM2621246v1, whole genome shotgun sequence.
AATGAACAAAATGTAGCTCAACAAGTGGAAGAAAATAATGCATCTAAGTTGGACGAAGAAGAAGCAAGTGAAAATCGAGAAGTTATAGATGTGCAACCAATCATGGAGGAAAGCAAAGATATAGTAAGCGAAAATCAAGAAGTTATAGATGTGCAACCAATCATGGAGGAAAGCAAAGATATAGAGGAACAAGAGCAACAATTATCAGTTGATGAAACTATACCTGTCTCAAATGATGAGGGAGATAAGCAAGAAAACGGAGAAATCAAAGAAGAGACGATCAAAGAAGACGAGATCGAGAAACAAAATGATTTGATTGAGGAAGATAATCAATCAAGTAAGATTGATGAAGATGTAGTTAAAGATGATAGCATGGTTGAAGGAAATGTTGATTCAAGCACAACTAATGAGGAGGTAATCAATGCAAATGAGGAAGAGAAACAAGATTTGGTTGTGGAAGGTGATCAACCAAgtaaaaatgaagaagaaattgTTGAAAATGGTTAGTTTTTGTTTATCAAGCATTAGTTAAAAGCCTTTGCCATTTATTCTTGCTTTTGTCTTGTTTTTGATCTTCTTGTCTTGCCTATGGCGAATTCTGGgtcttttgtttatttgtaaGTCTTTCTCGAACTAAGTATCTCTTTAGCAGCAAGTCCGTGACTCCAGGGTATGTTTTGTCGTCATCCAGCCTATACATACTGCATATGAAGACGATGAAATATTCATAtacatgcaatatcaaacaaaaattagagataaaatatattgaatCCCATTTTTTTAACATGTCAACATTGTTTTATATGTAAACATGTTGAGTATAGAATATATCTTTGAATTTCAGCcatcaatttaagtttttagttaCATTGGTTTTTTGATCAAAATCTAATTAATGTGATAGAAAGTCACGAGTATAGAACCTTTTATCGATTGTCTCAATGATATATGGGGAAGCCTTCTATCATTAGACCGATTCTCCATTTAAGTACAAGTATAAAAATCTTTGTGAGTGCTCCTTTTATCAACTTATAAACAAACACTTATTTATTTCTCATGTAAACAGGTAATGTTGAGAATACAAATGAGGACACTAAAGAATCAAAAGTTGAAAGAGCCTCCATTGAAGAAGCAACCATACCTGAAGCTCAGCCAGATCAAGATGATGTCAAGAACACCATGGTATCATAAACTTATGTTTTTATCTTGTTTGAGCGACCATAAGTATATACATAATATTCATCAACATTGTtgaataatacaaaatattgaCTCACAAATCAAGTAATTTTTTGGTAGGATCAGACTGTTGAAACCCCAGAAAATTGAACTAAAGATGGATCAAAAACTGTGGGGGGCTTCGCAAAGAGCGGATAGCAGATAGCTGATTGAAGTGACTGATTTCGCAAGCTGATTTTATTAAGTGGTTTGACCAATTGATTTAAAACAAGCGTCTTAGAGCAGATTGTTCAGAGATTGCTGATATGGCAATAAGTTATTTTAACCCTCTAAATTATCAAACACTAGCATTAGATGGTTTGACCACCAACCCAACTATTTTAGCCAAAGTAAGCTAAAAATATCTCGTAAACTATTTCACCAAACACCCTAATATTTTTTTGCATCATTTCTTTAAAAAACTAGGATAAGAAGCCTATATTAGTTGTGTATCTTAATGTTATCAGCAATTCTTCAATAAAGTCATGTACTTATCTACCACGTATTGTATGATCACTTTTTTTTGTTATGATGTTAAGTATGGTTAAAGGGTAATCCACTGCAATGATACAAATTCAACCGTTTGGTTACTTTATTATGAAACAATAATGAGCCACTGTTTTCTTATCAAATTAtatgttaaaatgaaaataaaatgtgtCATTCAGTTTAGTGGGTGAAAATTTTTATGCTTTTCTTTTCGAGTAATTATTGTTTGGGACTATTTTATGGTgtagtaaaattataaaataactcaaattcaatgataaatgaatgtATATGGATTTTGATATTCAAAATGACGTGTTAAAtgttaaataaacaaaaattaataataagtatGCAAGTGGATGTTTTGATTAATAtacttagattttttatttagtCTACTCTTAAAACTACGacatttagattttttatttagtCTACTCTTAAAACTACGACATGAAACAAGCACAACATCAACAACTTACTCGTTGGGTCATGTAATCCTATTTGTTTTTGACATTATACTACGAAATTGGatataataggttaaaatagTGAGATAGTCATAAATAAGAAacatataaaaactaaaatggATAAAGTTatattcaaaattataaataaggCAAATTTATTacgataaattaaattaaaaataaaacaaaataaatagacatatgaaaatgtttatttgttttgcatataTAGTACTCCATATTGTGTATAACCCAATACTTATCATTTAGGCAAAATTGACACTTCATGTGAATTGTCTTCTTTCGACTTAATTTAAATAATCGTGAATTCAACTCTTGTGCCCATTGTCTACAAATAACATGCAATTAGACATGTATCAAGGccaaaatgtgacaagtatcaaTGGCAGTGCAACATCTCCTTCTCATACCCATATTCACCTAAAAGTGTCATATCCATCACATATGATTATGACggataaaattttcatattgaaGCTTGTCCTTTGATTATGCTTTCAAATTTATCTTCACCTAGTATAGGCAAGTGAGTATACCTAGCATAAGTCTATCCACCTAATACCTGTCTCACATTCATTCTTAAGTTTGATTCATATActtcataaaatcgcaatttatttataattaattgtatatctaattttatttaaactatacacattaataaaactaatatctattttttttgtctttagtatttaataaaaatattcaaaactgCTATTAAAAAACATTGTAAATAAGAGGTGAGTCAAATAGATATGGGGCGGAGCATATAGATATGAGGCGGGTAAAATCTCATACCATCACTTACCCACAACGGATATgaatttttattcatatttccaCCACTATTAACCAAATTCCTATTTATATTCGCCCTAATAGATTTAAATCGGTGTAAAACCTTTGTATTTTTATGAGGATGCTAATTGCTACCCCTAATTCCTTAGGGCAAGTATATACTCTCTTTGTCtcattaaaattaaatcaaggagaaagtgagaattttttttgaaaaaaagcgCATAATGGTAACAGTTGAAAAGAAAGAATGAATTGtgtgtataaaattaaaagatagttaACAtgtatagatgaaattaaaaaaaataacgaagtattattcaaaataaaaatgatataaattaagtgggacataccaaaataacaaataatgcaAATCAAGTGGGACCGAgagagtatataaaataaaaaaataaagtaaaacgtATATCTACAAAAGGCGGGAACAGGGAAGGTATAATTCATCAATAAATGGCGGGAAAATTTATCCCTAATTGCAATTTGCacgaaaattaatttataaatataaacacACAATAAAAGGTTTTCCCCAATTTCCATCATTTTAGTTCTCCCCAAAAAAGCGGACTTATACAAACCCTTGAAAGAGAAGCATCAGTCATAAGAAACTAATTCATGGCGAAGCCCTCAAAACAGCGATCTTCTTCCGAAGACGCTTCCAATTCTTCCGAAGATGAACATCTCAATGATCAGATCGTTGAAGAAGACGACGAAGAACTCGAAGCTGTTGCTAGACCTGTTGATTCTGACGATGACGCTGATGATGATGTACCTTGTCATGATGATGGAGAGGATGACTTTGaggtttgttattttattaaaatttttttagggtttatgttgtTATTGGTTTAGATCTATCACATTTGAGTTTGTCTTTGTTGGTTTTAGTTAGGGTTTCATTTGgttttagtttttgatttttattttggtttatttCGTACGTTTGGGGGATTGAAATGACGAAATTGTGTTTTAACTTTTCGATTTGTTGGAAATGTATTTGTTAGGGTTTTATTTGGCTTTGTTGTGCTTAGTGTCTATTgtgttttgttttgatttttgatttttttccttaataatgGTGATTTTAGGATGGAAATTGAAAAGTGGTTTTAGCTAGGGTTTTGTACTTTATTTAGGCACAATATTTGTATTACATTTTGGTCTATCTTTTTAAACTTATGGGTCATTGAAAAGATGAATgagttttgtttattgatttgatggaaatttgtttttaaggtttttgtttGTTGTGCTTAGGCTTTGGTGTCTGGTAtggtattttgaattttttttcttcaaaaatggTAATCATAGGATGGAAAT
Proteins encoded in this region:
- the LOC130825178 gene encoding uncharacterized protein LOC130825178 isoform X2 → MGCGESKHAVATTESLSKRKKFNSKSSKKLESIKVPCETKVSNIDDNVAISKSTLKSVEKQDDSVNLGNDQSVVKNALENNASTSNQTKVSKVDDDVDIIPISSLESVENQDDFINLRNDQNVVESTEENNASKVSKADESVNIIPISTVESVDKQDDSINLCNEQNVAQQVEENNASKLDEEEASENREVIDVQPIMEESKDIVSENQEVIDVQPIMEESKDIEEQEQQLSVDETIPVSNDEGDKQENGEIKEETIKEDEIEKQNDLIEEDNQSSKIDEDVVKDDSMVEGNVDSSTTNEEVINANEEEKQDLVVEGDQPSKNEEEIVENGNVENTNEDTKESKVERASIEEATIPEAQPDQDDVKNTMTVETPEN
- the LOC130825178 gene encoding uncharacterized protein LOC130825178 isoform X1; translated protein: MGCGESKHAVATTESLSKRKKFNSKSSKKLESIKVPCETKVSNIDDNVAISKSTLKSVEKQDDSVNLGNDQSVVKNALENNASTSNQTKVSKVDDDVDIIPISSLESVENQDDFINLRNDQNVVESTEENNASKVSKADESVNIIPISTVESVDKQDDSINLCNEQNVAQQVEENNASKLDEEEASENREVIDVQPIMEESKDIVSENQEVIDVQPIMEESKDIEEQEQQLSVDETIPVSNDEGDKQENGEIKEETIKEDEIEKQNDLIEEDNQSSKIDEDVVKDDSMVEGNVDSSTTNEEVINANEEEKQDLVVEGDQPSKNEEEIVENGNVENTNEDTKESKVERASIEEATIPEAQPDQDDVKNTMDQTVETPEN